A window of the Henckelia pumila isolate YLH828 chromosome 3, ASM3356847v2, whole genome shotgun sequence genome harbors these coding sequences:
- the LOC140891199 gene encoding ankyrin repeat domain-containing protein, chloroplastic: MAAAPPPPSLQRIQTPKTFFSLLPISPLSLSATHNLCFVSPLYSVLPIKCFKSLRFSSQHVSQFDSEDEEETAVGDCLVFEEGIFDDPFIQNTGNFTNADTQLGKGKNTDLEPENLVPDNWVDIQRELNITKKERRKLSQQLEYGRTVEKRREALRPIDSDAYDKFKNEKLQQLKPVVLDNPEPKYFRDHVEREGDDRTSEEEITDSRVSPRNPRLAVYGKGLDDISELFNSEIYDPANSKKSEGTRKLFSKEEKLLLNKRVPNLAVATSGKWHPLHALAASGEFYLLNSLLKHNIDINAQDKDGLTAIHKAILGKKQAIFNFLLRESINPFIRDKVGATLLHYAVYAVSSHMIKILLLYNVDINLQDNDGWTPLHLAVQSRRTDIVRLLLIKGADKTLTNRDGLTPLDLCLYSGRDIRTYELIKLIKQRP, from the exons ATGGCTGCAGCTCCACCACCACCTTCTCTACAGAGAATCCAAACCCCTAAAACCTTCTTTTCTCTTCTCCCCATCTCTCCTCTATCTCTCTCTGCGACCCATAATCTCTGCTTCGTTTCTCCGCTTTACTCAGTGCTTCCCATAAAGTGCTTCAAGTCCCTCCGTTTCTCCTCCCAGCATGTAAGCCAATTCGATTCTGAAGACGAGGAGGAAACCGCCGTAGGCGACTGTCTTGTCTTTGAAGAAGGCATTTTCGATGACCCATTTATTCAAAACACTGGGAATTTCACGAATGCCGATACCCAATTGGGTAAGGGGAAAAATACGGACTTGGAGCCTGAAAACTTGGTCCCGGATAATTGGGTGGATATTCAAAGGGAGCTTAACATCACGAAGAAGGAGAGGAGAAAGCTCTCGCAGCAATTGGAATACGGCAGGACGGTGGAGAAGAGAAGGGAAGCCCTCAGGCCTATTGATTCGGATGCATATGACAAGTTTAAGAACGAGAAACTCCAGCAGTTGAAACCAGTTGTGCTCGATAACCCGGAACCAAAATATTTCAGAGATCACGTTGAGCGGGAGGGTGATGATAGAACAAGTGAGGAGGAGATTACAGATAGCAGAGTGAGCCCAAGGAACCCGAGATTGGCTGTGTATGGAAAAGGATTGGATGATATTTCCGAGCTTTTCAATAGCGAGATCTATGACCCTGCCAATTCTAAAAAATCTGAAG GTACTCGCAAATTGTTCTCAAAGGAAGAGAAATTATTGTTGAATAAGCGAGTTCCTAATTTGGCTGTTGCCACCTCG GGAAAATGGCATCCTCTACATGCCCTTGCGGCTTCTGGAGAATTTTACCTCTTGAATTCTTTGTTGAAGCATAACATTGATATAAATGCTCAGGACAAG GATGGATTGACTGCAATTCACAAAGCAATACTTGGCAAAAAGCAGGcgatttttaattttcttttgaGGGAATCTATAAATCCCTTCATTCGTGACAAA GTGGGTGCCACCTTATTGCACTATGCTGTCTATGCTGTGTCAAGTCATATGATAAAAATTCTATTGTTGTACAATGTAGATATAAATCTTCAAGACAAT GACGGGTGGACACCATTACATCTTGCTGTGCAATCCCGTAGGACAGATATAGTGAGGCTTTTGTTGATAAAAGGAGCTGATAAAACTTTAACGAACCGG GATGGATTGACCCCGCTGGACCTTTGCCTCTATTCTGGCAGAGATATAAGAACATATGAACTTATCAAATTAATCAAACAACGTCCATAG